A section of the Candidatus Atribacteria bacterium ADurb.Bin276 genome encodes:
- the uvrA gene encoding UvrABC system protein A, which yields MINSLLIKGAREHNLKNIDIEIPHHKLVVITGLSGSGKSSLAFDTIFAEGQRRYLESLSSYARQFLEKMEKPDVDLIEGLSPAIAINQKASSHNPRSTVGTVTEIYDYMRVLFSRCGKVFCPQCGKPIARQTIQQIVDEILSYPDGTRIVILAPLVRGRKGEYKKLLNDMLKNGFARSLVDGELIELEDWDSLNLDRNKKHNIDLVVDRLTTSSEEQRRLADSIEIALRYGKGLVKIGLVADGMQMEERIFSEHFACPDCGISFPEVTPRMFSFNNPYGACPDCSGLGILNFIDPGLVIPDWSKSLDQGAIIPWNRYDENHYSMNKIKRFLRDKGIAFKVPFQNLSENDRQLILYGDEDGDGIISYLEKRMKAAESWWEMDEVARFMATRNCPSCQGNRLRPESLSVKIQNQSIGDLSRYTIGDLENFFITLKLSKQDELIAATLLREIQARLHFLVEVGLSYLTLSRSAMTLSGGESQRIRLATQIGSGLVGVLYVLDEPTIGLHPRDNQKLIQTLKRLRDLGNTVIVVEHDAETMKNSDYLIDMGPGAGEKGGEVIAIGTPVEIMCNQKSLTGQYLSGKKEIPIPLERKNPQEWLVIRGARANNLKNIDVKIPLGVMVGLTGVSGSGKSTLMEDVLYRSLSRIFYHSLAEPGDHDTIEGIESIDKVIVIDQSPIGRTPRSNPATYTGIFTEIRNLFAQLPESKARGYRPGRFSFNVKGGRCEACQGNGVIKFEMHFLPDVFVTCEYCKGKRYARETLDVTFKGKNIAEILDMSVDEAAVFFENIPVVRRKLAVLQRVGLGYIKLGQSATTLSGGEAQRIKLTKELSKIATGRTLYLLDEPTTGLHFADVEKLLDVLLELRRRGNSILIIEHNMDVIKCCDYLVDLGPEGGDQGGQLVAEGTPEEVASNPASYTGFYLREVLKIERKEFCQV from the coding sequence TTGATAAATTCTTTGCTGATTAAGGGTGCACGTGAACATAATTTAAAAAATATCGATATTGAAATCCCCCACCATAAACTGGTGGTTATAACTGGATTGAGTGGATCAGGAAAGTCCTCACTGGCGTTCGATACCATATTCGCTGAAGGACAGCGTCGTTATTTAGAATCCCTTTCGTCCTATGCTCGGCAATTTTTGGAAAAAATGGAAAAACCGGATGTCGATTTAATCGAAGGATTATCGCCAGCTATTGCCATTAATCAAAAGGCTTCCTCTCACAATCCACGGTCAACGGTCGGTACCGTAACTGAAATCTACGATTATATGAGAGTTCTTTTCAGTCGCTGTGGAAAAGTATTTTGTCCTCAGTGTGGAAAACCCATAGCCCGTCAGACTATCCAGCAAATCGTTGATGAAATCCTTTCTTACCCTGATGGAACCCGCATTGTAATTCTTGCTCCATTGGTTCGAGGGCGAAAAGGAGAATATAAAAAACTCCTCAACGACATGCTGAAAAATGGATTTGCTCGGTCCTTGGTAGATGGAGAATTAATTGAATTGGAAGATTGGGATTCATTGAATTTGGATCGAAATAAAAAACATAACATTGACCTGGTGGTTGATCGACTCACCACCAGTTCCGAAGAACAACGCCGACTCGCCGATTCAATCGAAATTGCCCTTCGTTATGGAAAAGGACTGGTTAAAATTGGGTTGGTAGCTGATGGTATGCAAATGGAAGAGCGAATATTTAGTGAACATTTTGCCTGTCCCGATTGTGGAATAAGTTTTCCTGAGGTAACCCCTCGAATGTTTTCCTTTAACAATCCTTATGGAGCCTGTCCCGATTGTAGTGGCCTTGGAATTTTAAATTTCATCGATCCCGGTTTGGTCATCCCTGACTGGTCTAAATCTTTAGACCAAGGAGCCATAATCCCCTGGAACAGATATGACGAAAATCATTACTCCATGAACAAAATCAAGCGTTTCCTTCGGGATAAAGGCATTGCTTTTAAAGTTCCCTTTCAAAATTTATCCGAAAATGATCGACAATTAATCCTTTATGGAGACGAAGATGGAGATGGAATAATCAGTTATTTAGAGAAGCGCATGAAGGCTGCCGAAAGCTGGTGGGAAATGGATGAGGTAGCTCGTTTTATGGCGACACGAAATTGCCCGTCTTGTCAGGGCAATCGACTTCGTCCCGAAAGTCTTTCGGTAAAAATTCAAAATCAATCAATTGGCGATCTTTCTCGATATACTATAGGTGATTTGGAAAACTTCTTTATTACACTAAAACTCTCAAAACAAGATGAGCTTATTGCTGCCACTTTACTAAGAGAAATTCAAGCCCGGCTTCACTTTTTGGTGGAAGTTGGTTTAAGTTATCTCACCCTCAGCCGTTCGGCCATGACGCTCTCCGGAGGAGAATCTCAGCGTATTCGGCTGGCTACCCAAATTGGTTCAGGTTTGGTTGGGGTACTTTATGTTCTCGATGAACCAACCATTGGTCTTCATCCCCGCGACAACCAGAAGCTGATTCAAACTTTAAAAAGATTACGGGACTTGGGAAATACAGTCATTGTCGTTGAACATGACGCTGAAACCATGAAAAATTCTGATTATTTAATCGATATGGGGCCAGGAGCTGGAGAAAAGGGAGGAGAAGTAATCGCAATTGGAACCCCAGTGGAAATAATGTGTAACCAAAAGAGTCTTACCGGACAATACCTTAGCGGGAAAAAGGAAATACCAATTCCCTTGGAGAGAAAAAATCCCCAAGAATGGTTAGTTATTCGTGGTGCTCGAGCCAATAATTTAAAAAATATTGATGTGAAAATTCCTTTAGGGGTCATGGTGGGACTCACTGGTGTATCGGGTTCGGGAAAAAGCACTCTCATGGAAGACGTGCTTTATCGATCTCTTTCTCGGATTTTTTATCATTCCCTTGCCGAACCAGGTGATCACGATACCATTGAAGGTATTGAATCTATCGACAAGGTGATCGTTATTGACCAATCCCCGATTGGGAGAACCCCCCGTTCCAATCCTGCTACCTATACCGGAATTTTTACTGAAATTCGGAATCTCTTTGCCCAACTCCCCGAATCCAAAGCCCGTGGTTATCGACCAGGACGCTTCAGTTTTAATGTGAAGGGTGGTCGTTGTGAAGCTTGTCAGGGAAATGGTGTTATTAAATTTGAGATGCATTTTCTTCCCGATGTTTTTGTAACCTGTGAATATTGTAAAGGAAAGCGATATGCTCGAGAAACTTTGGATGTAACCTTTAAGGGAAAAAATATTGCCGAAATACTCGATATGAGTGTTGATGAAGCAGCGGTCTTTTTTGAAAATATTCCAGTTGTACGCCGGAAATTAGCTGTTCTTCAACGAGTCGGACTTGGGTATATCAAACTAGGACAATCGGCAACCACACTCTCAGGTGGAGAAGCTCAGCGCATTAAGCTAACCAAAGAGCTGAGTAAGATTGCCACCGGAAGAACTCTTTATCTTCTCGATGAACCGACTACTGGTCTTCATTTTGCCGATGTCGAAAAACTACTCGACGTTCTTTTGGAATTACGCCGACGGGGAAATAGTATCTTGATCATCGAGCACAATATGGATGTCATTAAATGTTGCGATTATTTGGTCGATTTGGGACCAGAAGGTGGAGACCAGGGAGGTCAGCTAGTTGCTGAAGGAACTCCAGAAGAAGTCGCCTCCAATCCTGCTTCGTATACTGGTTTTTACCTTAGGGAGGTATTAAAGATTGAGCGAAAAGAATTTTGTCAGGTCTGA
- the polA_1 gene encoding DNA polymerase I: METSKNLILLLDGSSLIYRAFYAMPRFTSSQGKPTGAVLGFGNMLLRLIEDFNPFSLITTFDHPQKTFRHQLTEEYKAQRKPMPDELIPQVQLVKDLIDSFSLKWIEVPGFEGDDIIGSLRHQIPEQFTTAMVSSDLDLLQLVNEKTILLQPVKGVTQLKIIDKNTLIDQYGLTPQQIIDFIALTGDPSDNIPGLPGIGEKTALDLLKRYHNWQGILHHHDELPVRIQKAIQEFIEQVELSLQLVTIIDTIPLDINFQSWNFQQVQWKSLFTLLDELGLVRFKERLMKKRNEIYQKTLPFFSNNQ; encoded by the coding sequence ATGGAAACCTCAAAAAATTTAATACTATTATTAGATGGAAGCTCGCTAATTTATAGGGCTTTTTATGCCATGCCACGGTTTACCTCATCTCAAGGTAAGCCAACTGGTGCAGTTTTGGGATTTGGGAATATGTTACTTCGGTTAATTGAGGATTTTAACCCCTTCTCCCTGATTACTACTTTCGATCATCCTCAAAAAACTTTTCGCCATCAGCTAACCGAAGAATACAAAGCCCAGCGGAAACCAATGCCGGATGAGTTAATACCCCAAGTTCAGTTAGTCAAGGATTTAATTGATTCTTTTAGCTTGAAGTGGATCGAAGTTCCTGGATTTGAAGGTGACGATATAATCGGAAGTCTTCGTCACCAGATTCCAGAACAATTCACCACCGCTATGGTTTCATCAGATCTCGATTTGTTGCAGTTAGTGAATGAAAAAACTATTCTTCTTCAACCAGTAAAGGGTGTAACTCAATTAAAAATAATTGATAAAAATACTTTAATAGATCAGTATGGATTAACTCCTCAGCAGATAATCGATTTTATAGCTTTGACGGGTGATCCCTCCGATAATATTCCCGGACTTCCCGGTATTGGAGAGAAAACCGCTCTTGACCTTTTAAAACGGTACCACAATTGGCAGGGAATTCTGCACCATCATGACGAGCTTCCAGTGCGAATCCAAAAAGCTATTCAGGAATTTATTGAACAGGTTGAACTCAGCCTCCAGTTGGTTACCATTATCGATACCATACCACTCGATATCAATTTTCAGTCTTGGAATTTTCAGCAGGTCCAATGGAAATCTTTATTTACCTTGTTAGACGAATTAGGATTGGTTAGGTTTAAGGAAAGACTGATGAAAAAAAGAAATGAGATTTATCAAAAAACTCTCCCTTTTTTTTCTAATAACCAATAA
- the whiA gene encoding Sporulation transcription regulator WhiA → MNFQESLKTELFTIQPQNKDEVMSEFIGLIRTGAVIKKHSHELLLLFSSRHPALIKKCVTHKKSLFPHSSHTISVQERRGIPGGIFYCFDFSVTNIMLDQFGFQDVNILSNYLNQKLAAHFLRGVFESRGYISNPMRGYHLEIQFNSEKLAHYILKYLHNLQFDFRSRTVKGDINLYLKNSQLIADFIRFLGAHQSYLEMEKIMVEKSTINEITRWVNYETANLNKIVASSSRQRKKIQVLDFDDLPFHLQEIARLRLENPCSSLREIGDLCNPPLSKSEVHRRLNEIEKIADQKGFTENLT, encoded by the coding sequence ATGAACTTTCAAGAAAGCTTAAAAACCGAGCTATTTACCATTCAACCACAGAATAAAGATGAAGTCATGAGTGAATTTATTGGATTGATTAGAACTGGTGCAGTGATAAAAAAACATTCCCACGAGCTTCTTTTACTTTTCTCCAGCCGCCATCCAGCTTTGATTAAAAAATGTGTCACCCATAAAAAAAGCCTTTTCCCTCATTCTTCCCATACAATTAGTGTCCAAGAGAGAAGGGGAATTCCAGGAGGTATATTTTACTGTTTCGATTTTAGCGTTACCAATATCATGCTCGATCAATTTGGTTTTCAGGATGTTAACATCCTAAGCAACTATTTAAATCAGAAGTTAGCAGCACATTTTTTAAGAGGAGTTTTTGAATCACGGGGATATATAAGCAATCCCATGAGGGGATATCACTTGGAAATACAGTTCAATTCGGAAAAACTTGCTCATTACATTCTAAAATATCTTCACAATCTCCAGTTTGATTTTCGCTCCCGTACGGTTAAAGGAGATATTAATCTCTATTTAAAAAATTCTCAATTAATAGCTGATTTTATCCGTTTCCTGGGAGCCCATCAAAGTTACCTCGAAATGGAAAAAATTATGGTAGAAAAATCAACAATTAATGAAATTACCCGCTGGGTTAATTACGAAACTGCTAATTTAAACAAAATTGTCGCATCTTCATCGCGGCAAAGAAAAAAGATACAAGTTCTTGATTTTGATGACTTACCTTTCCATCTTCAAGAAATTGCCAGATTACGTTTAGAAAATCCTTGTTCTTCATTACGTGAAATTGGTGACCTTTGTAATCCACCTCTTTCCAAATCAGAAGTTCACCGCCGATTAAATGAAATTGAAAAAATTGCCGACCAAAAAGGGTTTACAGAAAACCTTACTTGA
- the uvrB gene encoding UvrABC system protein B: protein MKNLSNPIGKPGDIVPTKGRFQLVSDYQPQGDQPTAIENLNKGISNQCRFQTLLGVTGSGKTFTMANVIEHYQRPTLIISPNKTLAAQLYSEMKAFFPNNAVEYFVSYYDYYQPEAYVPAQDLYIEKDASINEQIDRLRLSATSALMERNDVVVVASVSCIYGIGSPEEYRKRIFPVRVNDTWNRDEFAHRLVDLLYERNEIEFISGCFRMKGDTIEVYPAYSESALRFEFWGNQVECIKIFEPVSGKTLNKLSEIFVYPAKHYLVDRDQFDLALRNIELELQDQLKSFLSQGKLVEADRLERRTRYDLEMLRETFYCSGIENYSRHLDGRRPGEPPYTLIDYFPRDFLLFIDESHVAIPQIHGMLAGDRSRKKALVDFGFRLPSCFDNRPLSFEEFEAKLGYVIYVSATPGTYEYQKSDLIVEQLIRPTGLIDPEIIVRPATGQVEDLYQEIKPVIQSGERVLVTTLTKRSAEDLSDYLFNLGIKVRYLHSEIETIERARIIRDLRAGEFDVLVGINLLREGLDLPEVALVAVLDADKEGFLRSEVSLIQTIGRAARNIKGRAILYADRLTGSLERAMQETERRRKTQLEYNRTHHITPESIIKEVRTLIPEMVGLSPEAENTLYQLDQLETDRVAEEDLIEKLTQEMKKAAKNLEFEKAALIRDELIRIKKTVFQTDQKNIRNQQKTASRISGKSHSN from the coding sequence TTGAAAAACTTATCCAATCCGATCGGAAAACCGGGTGATATTGTGCCAACCAAAGGACGCTTTCAATTAGTTTCCGATTATCAGCCTCAGGGAGATCAACCAACGGCTATAGAAAATCTCAATAAAGGTATTTCAAACCAGTGCCGGTTTCAAACTTTATTAGGTGTTACCGGATCGGGAAAAACTTTCACTATGGCCAATGTAATCGAACATTACCAACGGCCAACCCTTATTATCTCACCAAACAAGACATTAGCAGCACAGCTTTATAGTGAAATGAAAGCTTTTTTCCCCAATAATGCCGTAGAATACTTTGTGAGTTATTACGATTATTATCAACCAGAAGCTTACGTTCCTGCACAGGATCTTTACATCGAAAAAGATGCATCTATTAATGAGCAAATCGATCGGCTTCGATTATCAGCCACCAGTGCTCTTATGGAACGGAATGATGTCGTGGTAGTCGCTTCGGTGTCCTGTATTTACGGCATCGGTTCCCCGGAGGAATATCGTAAGAGAATCTTCCCTGTCAGGGTGAATGATACCTGGAATCGAGATGAATTTGCCCATCGCTTGGTTGACTTGCTTTACGAAAGGAATGAAATCGAGTTTATTTCCGGTTGCTTTCGAATGAAAGGGGATACTATAGAGGTTTATCCAGCCTATAGTGAATCAGCTCTGCGTTTTGAATTTTGGGGGAACCAAGTCGAATGTATAAAAATTTTTGAGCCGGTGAGTGGAAAAACTTTAAATAAACTGTCAGAGATTTTCGTTTATCCGGCTAAACATTATCTTGTCGACCGGGACCAATTCGATTTAGCCTTGAGAAATATCGAACTGGAATTACAGGATCAGCTCAAGAGTTTTCTTTCCCAAGGAAAACTGGTTGAAGCTGACCGTTTAGAAAGAAGAACCCGTTATGACTTGGAAATGCTGAGAGAAACCTTCTACTGTTCAGGAATTGAAAATTATTCCCGCCACTTAGATGGAAGAAGACCCGGGGAACCACCTTATACACTTATCGATTATTTTCCTCGAGATTTTCTATTATTCATTGACGAATCTCATGTTGCCATTCCTCAAATCCACGGAATGTTAGCCGGTGACCGGTCTCGAAAAAAAGCCTTGGTTGACTTTGGCTTTCGTCTTCCTTCTTGTTTTGACAATCGTCCACTTTCTTTTGAAGAATTTGAGGCAAAATTAGGATACGTTATTTATGTTTCGGCAACGCCAGGAACTTACGAATACCAAAAAAGCGATCTAATTGTTGAACAGTTAATTCGTCCTACTGGATTGATTGATCCTGAAATTATAGTTCGTCCGGCAACCGGCCAAGTTGAGGACCTTTATCAAGAAATCAAACCAGTCATTCAATCCGGAGAGAGAGTTTTGGTAACGACCTTAACCAAAAGGAGTGCTGAAGACCTCAGTGACTACCTTTTCAATTTGGGAATCAAAGTGCGATATCTCCATTCCGAAATTGAAACCATCGAAAGAGCTCGAATCATTCGAGATTTACGTGCAGGAGAGTTCGATGTTTTAGTGGGTATCAATCTTCTACGAGAGGGACTGGATCTACCCGAAGTTGCTTTAGTAGCTGTTCTCGACGCCGATAAAGAAGGATTTCTTCGATCGGAGGTCTCATTGATTCAAACCATTGGGAGAGCAGCTCGGAACATAAAAGGTCGGGCAATTCTCTATGCTGATCGACTGACTGGATCCTTGGAAAGAGCGATGCAGGAAACCGAAAGGAGAAGAAAAACCCAATTAGAATACAATCGGACTCATCACATCACTCCGGAATCGATAATTAAAGAAGTACGGACCTTGATCCCGGAAATGGTTGGGCTCTCTCCAGAAGCCGAAAATACCCTTTACCAGCTCGATCAGTTAGAAACTGATCGAGTAGCTGAAGAAGACCTCATTGAAAAGCTTACCCAGGAAATGAAAAAGGCTGCAAAAAATCTTGAATTTGAAAAAGCAGCGTTGATTCGTGATGAGTTGATACGAATAAAAAAAACCGTTTTCCAAACCGATCAAAAAAATATCCGCAATCAACAAAAAACTGCCTCTCGGATAAGTGGTAAATCTCATTCAAATTGA
- the glgA gene encoding Glycogen synthase, with the protein MDIIMVSSEAYPFAKSGGMGDVVGALTKYLPNNDFSIKLFLPAYSSLLSEFQFNPEQDITFSFGESMVKASYLTRNEKNLQIIAVAGEDYFNREKMYGFGDDLKRFIFFSRAVFEYIVRTQKEAFILHCHDWESALLCAYTKMYWPSYRKKPKKVIFTIHNLAYQGIGSSELFKIVNLPGHFFTHDYLEFYGNLNLLKAGLVFSDVITTVSPSYAREIATPEGGEGLDGLIRAIGLRKPIIGIVNGIDTDLFNPATDKNLPYPYTNGQLEIKKQNKLAFYQQYFPDLKEKDALFPLISFISRLVEQKGLDLILNDPDKFFNLPLCWFFLGVGEAAYENSLTEYAKKYPNLHVEMAFNNSLARFAYGASDMLAMPSRFEPCGISQMIAMRYGTIPVVRKTGGLIDTVIDYRFNPVLNNGFQFDNYRPDEFIFTLERALNWYNDTPELWKVMVKNAMDSDFSWKIPVQEYLNIYLG; encoded by the coding sequence ATGGACATCATCATGGTATCCAGCGAAGCGTATCCCTTTGCTAAAAGCGGAGGAATGGGTGATGTGGTTGGAGCGCTCACCAAATACCTCCCGAATAATGATTTTTCAATAAAGCTTTTTTTACCCGCCTATTCGTCACTTCTTAGTGAATTTCAGTTTAATCCGGAACAAGATATCACCTTTTCCTTTGGAGAGAGCATGGTGAAGGCTTCCTACCTCACCCGGAACGAGAAAAACTTACAAATCATAGCGGTTGCAGGTGAAGATTATTTTAACCGGGAAAAAATGTATGGTTTTGGTGATGATCTGAAGCGCTTCATTTTTTTCTCTCGAGCAGTGTTTGAGTATATTGTTAGAACTCAAAAGGAAGCCTTCATTCTTCATTGTCACGATTGGGAAAGTGCTTTACTCTGTGCTTACACCAAAATGTATTGGCCATCCTATCGGAAAAAACCGAAAAAAGTTATCTTCACCATCCATAATTTAGCCTATCAAGGCATCGGAAGTAGTGAACTTTTTAAAATTGTCAATTTACCTGGTCACTTTTTTACTCATGATTACTTAGAATTCTACGGTAACTTAAATCTTTTAAAAGCCGGTTTGGTCTTCTCCGATGTCATCACCACTGTGAGCCCTAGTTATGCTCGAGAAATAGCTACGCCAGAGGGTGGCGAGGGATTAGATGGGCTAATAAGAGCTATTGGGCTAAGAAAACCGATCATCGGTATTGTCAATGGAATTGATACCGATCTTTTTAATCCAGCAACCGACAAAAATCTTCCCTATCCTTATACAAACGGTCAATTAGAAATAAAAAAACAAAATAAACTGGCTTTTTACCAGCAGTATTTCCCGGACTTGAAAGAAAAGGATGCCTTATTCCCTTTGATTTCTTTTATTTCTCGATTAGTTGAACAAAAGGGGTTAGATCTCATTCTGAACGATCCAGACAAGTTCTTTAATCTCCCCCTTTGCTGGTTTTTCCTGGGAGTTGGAGAAGCCGCTTATGAAAATTCCTTAACCGAGTATGCCAAAAAATATCCCAACCTTCATGTCGAAATGGCCTTCAACAATAGTTTAGCCCGATTTGCTTATGGGGCATCGGATATGCTGGCAATGCCTTCTCGCTTTGAACCTTGTGGAATCAGTCAGATGATTGCTATGAGATATGGAACCATCCCAGTAGTAAGAAAAACCGGTGGACTCATTGATACCGTGATTGATTACCGATTTAATCCAGTTTTAAACAATGGGTTTCAATTTGATAATTATCGTCCCGATGAATTTATTTTTACCCTCGAGCGGGCACTAAACTGGTATAATGATACTCCTGAACTTTGGAAAGTCATGGTCAAAAATGCTATGGATTCTGATTTTTCCTGGAAAATCCCGGTTCAGGAATATCTCAACATTTATTTGGGTTAA
- the uvrC gene encoding UvrABC system protein C: MSEKNFVRSETTRNSLQELPTSCGVYILCNQNHQIIYIGKAINIQNRVRNHLQGDSASPLKRDMAEEITTIQFILTRDEAEALLLEEELIKTYQPHYNIRMKDDKSYPYIHFDARGDFPAVKIARRKTAKPGYFYGPYTNSKKARDGLKILRQIFLLRGCSIPESRFPLKRSCLDYELKLCCAPCVWKGSPSEYQDKVKKARSFLEGDYLEVTNWLEEEMWKAADQQDFEKAIQFRDRLDCLLKIIGRYRLVLPDSSDVDFIELENESNLASLVVVKVRKGRLIGIENFHAQGEENADRNYILNEFIENFYLDHFNPPTKICVQFDYNRNLQERIKEKGYSSIIELPRNTSELDLLHFAQENAQKNLQLEKIKALRQNLDHQHLLHELKNLLSLPALPRLIEGVDISTFQGDESVGAVVAFFDGLPLKKRYRKYIIREADHPDDFAMIEETLTRHFNKLIQNQTELPNLLVIDGGIGQLNSALKVLQKFSLTIPVLSLAKENEEIFFPGKSISLRLPPENSSLQFLQRIRNEVHRFVITFHRVRRNKKMFSSLLDDIPGIGPQRKQVVLSAFDNLTQILNYSPQELSRQLKIPSQSIIKIQKKISQKNMLAGKEGITSS, encoded by the coding sequence TTGAGCGAAAAGAATTTTGTCAGGTCTGAAACCACTCGAAATTCCCTTCAGGAATTACCAACCAGCTGTGGTGTATATATTCTCTGTAATCAAAATCACCAAATTATTTATATTGGGAAAGCCATTAATATCCAAAACCGGGTTCGAAATCATTTACAGGGTGACTCTGCATCTCCTCTCAAGCGAGACATGGCTGAAGAAATTACCACTATTCAGTTCATCCTCACCAGAGATGAAGCCGAAGCTCTTCTTCTTGAAGAAGAGCTGATTAAAACCTACCAACCTCACTATAACATCCGGATGAAAGACGATAAAAGTTATCCCTATATTCATTTCGATGCTCGAGGTGATTTTCCAGCGGTTAAAATAGCCCGACGCAAAACGGCAAAACCAGGATATTTTTATGGACCGTATACCAATTCAAAAAAAGCTCGTGATGGGCTGAAAATTCTCCGACAAATCTTTCTTCTTCGCGGTTGTTCAATTCCTGAATCTCGTTTTCCTTTGAAACGCTCTTGTCTTGACTACGAATTGAAATTATGTTGTGCTCCTTGCGTTTGGAAAGGCAGCCCTTCAGAGTATCAAGATAAAGTAAAAAAAGCTCGGTCATTTTTAGAAGGAGATTATTTGGAGGTTACCAACTGGTTAGAGGAAGAAATGTGGAAAGCCGCCGATCAGCAGGATTTTGAAAAGGCGATTCAATTCCGAGATCGTCTCGACTGTCTCCTTAAAATTATTGGGCGATACCGGCTAGTCCTTCCTGACAGTTCTGATGTTGACTTTATTGAATTGGAAAATGAATCCAATCTGGCCAGTTTAGTTGTCGTTAAGGTGAGAAAAGGAAGGTTGATTGGAATCGAAAATTTCCATGCTCAAGGAGAGGAAAACGCTGATCGGAACTATATATTAAATGAATTTATTGAAAATTTTTATCTTGATCACTTCAACCCACCAACAAAAATTTGTGTCCAATTTGATTATAATCGTAATCTCCAGGAAAGAATTAAAGAAAAGGGTTACTCAAGCATCATTGAATTACCTCGCAATACATCCGAGCTCGATCTTCTCCATTTTGCCCAAGAAAACGCCCAAAAAAATCTTCAATTAGAAAAAATTAAAGCCCTTCGCCAAAATCTGGATCATCAACACCTACTCCATGAATTAAAGAACCTTCTTTCACTTCCTGCCTTACCTCGTCTGATTGAAGGAGTAGATATTTCAACCTTTCAGGGTGATGAATCGGTAGGGGCTGTCGTTGCTTTTTTCGATGGCTTACCACTAAAGAAAAGGTATCGGAAATATATCATCCGAGAAGCCGATCATCCCGATGATTTTGCTATGATTGAAGAAACTCTTACCCGACATTTCAATAAATTAATTCAGAACCAAACCGAGTTACCCAACCTTTTGGTTATTGATGGGGGTATCGGCCAATTGAATAGCGCACTCAAAGTTTTACAGAAATTTTCCTTAACTATTCCTGTTCTTTCTTTAGCAAAAGAAAATGAAGAAATTTTCTTTCCTGGAAAAAGTATTTCGCTCCGTCTTCCACCCGAAAATTCTTCTCTCCAGTTCCTCCAAAGAATTCGCAATGAAGTGCATCGATTTGTTATCACCTTTCATCGGGTGAGAAGAAATAAAAAAATGTTTTCCTCCCTTTTGGACGATATACCGGGAATTGGTCCTCAACGGAAACAGGTCGTCCTTTCAGCTTTTGACAATCTGACCCAAATTTTAAATTATTCTCCCCAAGAATTATCCCGTCAACTAAAAATACCCTCCCAAAGTATTATTAAAATCCAAAAAAAAATCAGCCAAAAAAATATGCTTGCCGGAAAAGAGGGAATCACTTCTTCATGA
- the coaE gene encoding Dephospho-CoA kinase, producing the protein MIKIKRSVPIIGVGGATGSGKSSVAHSFSTHNAMIIDLDRLSHDLSQKGRRLWKAVVLAFGSGFLNQKGELQRKKLGRVIFKSWRLLFLLNRISHPIFKNEIKKIILHQPPSAMIVIDGAILFEAGLIPLVDCLIFVEAPEEQRSVRLSQKGLSPDDIRSRMKSQKFISCLRRRSHIIIENSATPEDLQQKINFVCQLPIEKLIQSDRKTG; encoded by the coding sequence ATGATTAAAATAAAAAGATCGGTTCCTATAATCGGAGTTGGCGGAGCAACCGGCTCAGGAAAATCGTCGGTAGCGCATTCATTTAGTACTCATAACGCAATGATAATTGACCTCGATCGTTTATCTCATGACCTCTCTCAAAAGGGAAGGCGGTTATGGAAAGCAGTGGTTCTTGCTTTTGGTTCAGGATTTTTAAACCAAAAGGGAGAGTTGCAGCGAAAAAAGCTGGGAAGAGTGATTTTTAAAAGCTGGAGGTTGCTTTTTCTGCTCAATCGTATTAGTCATCCCATTTTTAAAAACGAAATAAAAAAAATTATTCTTCACCAACCTCCCTCGGCTATGATTGTTATCGATGGTGCTATATTATTTGAGGCCGGACTCATTCCCTTGGTTGATTGTTTAATTTTTGTTGAAGCACCCGAGGAGCAAAGATCAGTCCGTCTTTCCCAAAAAGGATTGTCTCCTGATGACATCCGCTCTCGAATGAAAAGTCAGAAATTTATTTCCTGTTTACGACGAAGATCTCATATTATCATCGAGAATAGTGCTACACCTGAAGACCTTCAGCAAAAAATAAATTTTGTCTGTCAGCTTCCCATTGAAAAACTTATCCAATCCGATCGGAAAACCGGGTGA